The Caulifigura coniformis genome includes a region encoding these proteins:
- a CDS encoding flavoprotein translates to MSTSLKDREILLAVCGGIAAYKSADLASKLVQAGAKVTVVMTQAAGQFIGKTTFEALTGRPVYVHMFEPLEHPIGEHIGLARRAQLYVIAPGTADMLAKVAHGHADDLASTLALTCVCPILIAPAMNNEMWAKPATQRNIAQLQADNVLLAGPGSGWLSCGAVGPGRMAEPVDILAAIENVFAKVA, encoded by the coding sequence ATGTCGACCTCCCTCAAGGATCGTGAAATTCTCCTCGCCGTCTGCGGTGGGATCGCTGCTTACAAGTCGGCCGATCTGGCCAGCAAGCTCGTCCAGGCCGGCGCGAAGGTCACGGTCGTGATGACGCAGGCGGCCGGACAGTTCATCGGGAAGACGACGTTCGAAGCGCTGACCGGCCGGCCGGTCTATGTGCACATGTTCGAGCCGCTGGAGCATCCGATCGGCGAACACATCGGCCTGGCGCGCCGGGCCCAGCTGTACGTCATCGCTCCGGGCACGGCCGACATGCTGGCGAAGGTCGCACATGGCCACGCGGACGACCTGGCCTCGACGCTGGCGCTCACCTGCGTCTGTCCTATCCTGATTGCCCCCGCGATGAACAACGAAATGTGGGCCAAGCCGGCCACACAGCGGAACATCGCTCAGCTGCAGGCGGACAACGTCCTGCTGGCCGGCCCCGGCTCGGGGTGGCTGAGCTGCGGCGCCGTCGGCCCGGGACGGATGGCCGAGCCGGTCGACATCCTGGCGGCGATCGAAAACGTGTTCGCCAAGGTGGCGTAG
- the tpiA gene encoding triose-phosphate isomerase, whose amino-acid sequence MRRFLVAGNWKMNTVASVATALAKELATGSAEAAKKVDILVCPPFPYLIPVRDALAGSAIRLGAQNASHEAPGAFTGETAVDMLADCGCTSVLLGHSERRHIMGETDGLINKKLKAVCAKDLQAVLCVGELLSDREANQTEKVLDEQMNGGLDGVSEADLANIVIAYEPVWAIGTGKTASPEQAQAAHAHLRKWLASRYNPAAAQAMRILYGGSVKADNALTLMQQTDIDGALVGGASLTGKAFLPIIEAAAAASK is encoded by the coding sequence ATGCGCCGATTTCTTGTTGCCGGAAACTGGAAGATGAACACCGTGGCCTCCGTCGCCACGGCCCTGGCCAAGGAACTGGCGACCGGAAGCGCCGAGGCGGCGAAAAAAGTGGACATCCTCGTCTGTCCGCCGTTTCCGTACCTGATTCCGGTGCGTGACGCCCTGGCCGGCTCCGCCATTCGGCTCGGAGCCCAGAACGCGTCCCATGAAGCGCCTGGCGCGTTCACGGGTGAGACCGCGGTGGACATGCTGGCGGACTGCGGATGCACGTCGGTGCTGCTGGGCCACAGCGAGCGGCGGCACATCATGGGCGAGACCGACGGTCTGATTAACAAGAAGCTCAAAGCCGTCTGTGCCAAGGACTTGCAGGCGGTGCTCTGCGTCGGCGAGTTGCTCAGCGACCGCGAAGCCAACCAGACGGAGAAGGTGCTGGACGAGCAGATGAACGGGGGCCTGGACGGGGTTTCCGAGGCCGACCTGGCAAACATCGTGATCGCGTATGAGCCGGTGTGGGCGATCGGGACCGGAAAAACCGCATCTCCGGAACAGGCCCAGGCCGCGCATGCCCATCTTCGCAAGTGGCTGGCCTCCCGTTACAATCCCGCAGCTGCACAGGCGATGCGCATTCTGTACGGCGGCAGCGTGAAGGCGGACAACGCCCTGACGCTGATGCAGCAGACCGATATCGACGGGGCTCTGGTTGGCGGCGCGAGCCTGACCGGCAAGGCGTTCCTGCCGATCATCGAAGCCGCAGCAGCTGCGTCCAAGTAA
- a CDS encoding carboxypeptidase-like regulatory domain-containing protein encodes MRTAAQGSHRVRAWSLRPVIMLALVVVASPCRGELVPPALPDLSAATRAAQQAIDSPIDLQLKGPDLDAALRQLSRESSVSIRIDLGTLMARKVILSDPAPARLKAETLRAALQELLAPPTAMAGRPAPVSSHEGAIQIDGFRWGPSPRGGSFEQGRWLVNGQVLDEAGKPVPRAAVRLYCWAWVMFTSTDEAGRFTATLPANGKLEVEAWDEDGGRRGWIHVGHGLGIGVHQKAPKITLKPVRRATVHVTGADQQPVPGARVVLIGGGFPYDGSMTSAAGESLLEIPADLEVEAVIAWKHGAGLDYVGSREFGSTRGNAQPVLATDQPVRLQLSKQAPVQFRILDQFDRPAELSPLNPWVLNKEGQGGSFNLTHLHAREMQFTDQEGFVTFDWLPAWQKDKVNFSGWGRQYSFADAELTVQEASSKLQTIRVERKTIVRGRVFDIEGQPARDVFVISRGGGFNKKSDYCNGVADHEGRFELAVPVGQAYLFVALSRNGKQVSAAEERVIESFEVPANDIDLYLRPAIRVFGKFPPRAEWLEKEKPVLRLVGDDLNARRDVNLPGDGSITPVRAVDEIQLDLKPDGAFSVLVGPGRYELAPTKDAPGIPFELIEQTEYEVPVPPL; translated from the coding sequence ATGCGGACCGCAGCACAGGGAAGTCATCGCGTCCGCGCGTGGAGCCTGCGCCCCGTCATCATGCTGGCGCTCGTCGTCGTCGCGTCTCCCTGCAGAGGCGAACTGGTCCCTCCGGCGCTGCCCGATCTCTCGGCCGCCACTCGGGCTGCGCAGCAGGCGATCGACAGCCCGATCGACCTACAGCTCAAGGGGCCCGATCTCGATGCCGCGCTCCGGCAGTTGTCTCGTGAAAGCAGCGTCTCGATCCGGATCGACCTGGGGACGCTGATGGCCCGGAAGGTCATTCTGTCCGATCCCGCACCCGCCCGTTTGAAAGCGGAAACACTCCGCGCCGCTCTGCAGGAACTTCTGGCACCGCCGACCGCCATGGCCGGGCGTCCCGCTCCGGTGTCGAGCCATGAAGGCGCCATCCAGATTGATGGTTTCCGCTGGGGCCCCAGCCCACGTGGTGGATCATTCGAGCAGGGGCGCTGGCTGGTGAACGGCCAGGTACTGGATGAGGCCGGGAAACCGGTTCCCCGTGCCGCCGTCCGCCTCTATTGCTGGGCCTGGGTCATGTTCACGTCGACCGATGAGGCCGGACGGTTCACCGCAACCCTGCCGGCAAACGGCAAGCTCGAGGTTGAAGCGTGGGACGAAGACGGCGGGCGACGCGGCTGGATCCACGTCGGTCACGGTTTGGGGATCGGAGTTCATCAGAAGGCCCCGAAGATCACGCTCAAGCCGGTGAGGCGCGCGACCGTCCATGTCACGGGGGCCGACCAGCAGCCGGTCCCTGGTGCGCGCGTTGTCCTGATCGGCGGCGGATTCCCATACGATGGCTCGATGACGTCCGCTGCAGGGGAATCGTTGCTGGAGATCCCCGCCGATCTCGAAGTCGAAGCCGTGATCGCCTGGAAACACGGAGCAGGTCTCGACTACGTCGGTTCCCGCGAATTCGGCTCGACGCGCGGCAACGCGCAACCCGTCCTCGCGACCGATCAACCGGTCAGGCTCCAGCTGTCGAAGCAGGCCCCGGTTCAATTCAGGATTCTCGATCAGTTCGATCGCCCGGCCGAACTCAGTCCGCTCAATCCCTGGGTGCTGAATAAGGAGGGGCAGGGCGGCAGCTTCAACCTCACCCATCTGCATGCCCGGGAAATGCAGTTCACCGATCAAGAGGGGTTCGTCACCTTCGATTGGCTGCCCGCATGGCAGAAGGACAAGGTGAATTTCTCTGGCTGGGGACGCCAGTATTCGTTTGCCGATGCCGAACTCACGGTTCAGGAGGCGTCATCCAAGCTCCAGACGATTCGCGTGGAACGCAAAACGATCGTTCGCGGCCGTGTCTTCGATATCGAGGGCCAGCCGGCCCGCGATGTTTTCGTGATCTCCCGCGGCGGCGGGTTCAACAAGAAGTCCGACTACTGCAACGGCGTTGCCGACCACGAAGGACGCTTCGAACTCGCCGTACCCGTCGGGCAGGCTTACCTGTTCGTGGCCCTGTCGCGCAACGGCAAGCAGGTCAGCGCGGCGGAAGAGCGGGTCATCGAGAGCTTTGAGGTCCCGGCCAATGACATCGACCTCTACCTGCGTCCGGCGATCCGCGTCTTCGGCAAGTTTCCCCCTCGCGCGGAGTGGCTCGAAAAGGAGAAGCCCGTCCTCCGGCTCGTCGGTGACGACCTGAACGCCAGGCGCGACGTGAACCTGCCGGGCGACGGTTCGATCACGCCCGTTCGCGCGGTCGACGAGATTCAACTCGACCTCAAACCCGATGGGGCCTTCTCCGTCCTCGTCGGCCCCGGCCGTTACGAACTGGCGCCGACGAAAGACGCCCCCGGGATTCCCTTCGAGCTCATCGAGCAGACGGAATATGAAGTCCCGGTTCCGCCATTGTGA
- the gmk gene encoding guanylate kinase: MSTASSASPSLPAVHRIVVLSGPSGSGKTTIVKRLLAESPIPLRMSVSATTRPMRVGEENGRDYYFLSPEEFESRRVAGEFLEYAEVHKSGYWYGTLVSEMGRAHSEGKWSLLEVDVQGAMSVMERFPDAISIFLMTPDVQEYERRLRSRGTESEAILQRRLQTAIEELKLADSYRYRVVNDNLDHAVSEICRVLAAEAKHV; this comes from the coding sequence GTGTCGACCGCTTCCTCCGCCAGTCCTTCACTTCCGGCCGTGCATCGCATCGTCGTGCTTTCCGGCCCCAGCGGGAGCGGCAAGACAACGATCGTCAAACGGCTTCTGGCCGAAAGCCCGATTCCGCTGCGGATGTCGGTGTCGGCGACGACCCGCCCGATGCGGGTGGGCGAAGAGAACGGCCGGGATTATTACTTCCTCAGCCCTGAGGAATTCGAGTCGCGGCGGGTGGCGGGGGAATTCCTGGAATACGCCGAAGTTCACAAGAGCGGCTACTGGTACGGGACTCTGGTCTCGGAGATGGGCCGGGCGCATTCCGAGGGGAAATGGTCGCTGCTGGAAGTGGACGTCCAGGGGGCCATGAGCGTCATGGAGCGTTTTCCCGACGCGATTTCGATTTTTCTGATGACGCCGGATGTGCAGGAATACGAGCGCCGGCTGCGGTCCCGGGGGACGGAATCGGAAGCGATCCTCCAGCGTCGATTGCAGACGGCCATCGAGGAGCTTAAACTGGCGGATTCGTATCGCTACCGGGTTGTGAACGACAACCTCGACCACGCCGTGTCGGAAATCTGCCGCGTCCTGGCGGCTGAGGCAAAGCATGTTTGA
- a CDS encoding AraC family transcriptional regulator: MLNGASKRVAVLVETDDSWGREVVESIARYAHENHWTLLICPRDAQHRLRLPTRWKGDGAIVSLRDSALQRHVKAAGVPAVDVSIQMPEDRWLGRVATDDDARAAMAFEHFQSRHFEHFACYSPPLGRYSHDRALAFQRVAQKAGYSCEIFTSPRNRQVGWDGNQALVAAWLKSLPRPLAVFAADPYPARQLIEICQLEGVRIPDDIAVLSGDTDDLLCNIASPRISSVELACHKIGRSACEMLRTIMEGGPVPQQPVLIPPLRVIARHSTEILAVEDRDLAQIVQYIRDRAAEGIRVSDILRAFPISRRSLEQRFRNILGRSPAEEIRRTRLQHARKLLVETDLSVAEIATASGVCSGAQLASAFRRYLGIRPSALREGR, from the coding sequence ATGCTGAACGGCGCCAGTAAGCGGGTGGCAGTCCTCGTCGAGACAGATGACAGCTGGGGGCGGGAAGTCGTCGAATCGATCGCCCGCTACGCCCATGAGAACCACTGGACATTGCTGATCTGTCCGCGCGACGCACAGCATCGCCTGCGGCTTCCGACGCGCTGGAAGGGGGACGGGGCCATCGTTTCCCTGCGCGACTCGGCGCTTCAGCGGCATGTGAAGGCGGCCGGCGTCCCGGCGGTCGATGTCTCGATCCAGATGCCCGAAGACCGCTGGCTGGGCCGCGTGGCGACTGACGACGACGCCCGGGCCGCGATGGCATTCGAGCATTTCCAAAGCCGGCATTTCGAGCATTTCGCCTGTTATTCGCCGCCGCTTGGCCGCTACTCGCACGACCGGGCGCTGGCGTTCCAGCGCGTGGCCCAGAAGGCCGGCTACTCGTGCGAGATCTTCACGTCTCCCAGGAACAGGCAGGTCGGCTGGGACGGCAACCAGGCGCTGGTCGCCGCGTGGCTGAAATCCCTGCCGCGGCCGCTCGCGGTATTTGCGGCCGATCCTTATCCGGCCCGCCAGCTGATCGAGATCTGCCAGCTCGAGGGAGTCCGGATTCCGGATGACATCGCAGTACTGTCGGGTGATACCGACGACCTGCTGTGCAACATCGCGTCGCCGCGTATCTCGAGCGTGGAGCTCGCCTGCCACAAGATTGGCCGTTCCGCCTGCGAGATGCTGAGAACGATCATGGAGGGCGGCCCGGTTCCCCAGCAGCCGGTGCTGATTCCGCCGTTGCGGGTGATTGCGCGGCACTCGACGGAGATCCTGGCGGTTGAAGACCGCGACCTCGCCCAGATTGTGCAGTACATTCGGGACCGGGCCGCGGAAGGGATTCGCGTTTCGGATATCCTGAGGGCGTTTCCGATCTCGCGGCGATCGCTCGAACAGCGGTTCCGGAATATCCTGGGCCGGAGTCCTGCGGAAGAGATCCGCCGGACGCGGCTGCAGCATGCCCGGAAGCTGCTGGTGGAGACCGACCTGTCGGTCGCCGAGATCGCGACGGCGAGCGGTGTCTGCAGCGGGGCGCAACTGGCGAGTGCGTTCCGGAGGTACCTCGGCATCCGTCCCAGCGCTCTCCGCGAAGGACGTTAA
- a CDS encoding DUF2314 domain-containing protein → MAKWFSREWWGRFFNWLLPPNKRPSATGTENAEDETRLISFVALLAEPVQLESHTIARLASEAWNADLSAEEETGADGFVVGSPTTIFIRYRDRMFFVNMFDRPYVDDVEEVSSKITDMRLSSLFGRHTAWISCDATDITADSPDKEVREAYRMCGWLMSKLVDDNTLALLIPDQERIYPSGEKLEELLKSKDPFAAVTEEGYAPVVAVDGEDPRMQAAVDEARRRWPEFVEAFETRGPAHFSVKSPITAGGNTEFIWIEVTAIENDTILGTLANDPMDLGQLKLGSRVRTSASELNDWIYFDEKEIMHGGFTIKVVEDISRERADQKPESGGNASSSGG, encoded by the coding sequence ATGGCGAAGTGGTTTTCCCGTGAATGGTGGGGCCGGTTTTTCAACTGGCTGCTTCCTCCGAACAAACGTCCCTCGGCGACCGGCACAGAGAACGCCGAGGACGAGACGCGGCTGATCTCGTTTGTCGCGCTGCTCGCGGAACCGGTGCAGCTCGAATCGCATACGATCGCCCGCCTGGCCTCAGAAGCGTGGAATGCCGATCTGAGTGCCGAGGAGGAAACTGGCGCCGACGGATTCGTGGTGGGATCGCCGACGACGATCTTCATCCGGTATCGCGACCGGATGTTCTTCGTGAACATGTTCGACCGCCCGTATGTCGACGATGTCGAAGAGGTGTCGTCGAAGATCACCGACATGCGGCTGAGTTCCCTGTTCGGGCGTCACACGGCGTGGATCTCCTGCGACGCCACGGACATCACGGCCGACAGCCCGGACAAGGAGGTTCGCGAAGCGTACCGGATGTGCGGCTGGCTGATGTCGAAGCTCGTCGACGACAACACGCTGGCGCTGCTCATCCCGGACCAGGAGCGGATCTATCCCAGTGGCGAGAAGCTGGAAGAACTGCTCAAGAGCAAGGATCCGTTCGCGGCGGTGACGGAAGAGGGCTATGCGCCGGTCGTCGCCGTCGACGGTGAGGACCCGCGCATGCAGGCGGCCGTCGACGAAGCGAGAAGGCGCTGGCCCGAGTTTGTCGAGGCGTTCGAAACACGAGGCCCGGCACACTTCTCGGTGAAAAGCCCGATCACAGCGGGAGGGAACACGGAGTTCATCTGGATCGAAGTCACCGCGATCGAGAACGACACGATCCTGGGAACGCTCGCCAACGACCCGATGGACCTCGGCCAGCTCAAGCTTGGCTCGCGCGTGCGGACATCCGCCAGCGAGTTGAACGACTGGATCTACTTCGACGAGAAGGAAATTATGCACGGCGGGTTCACGATCAAGGTGGTGGAAGACATCTCCCGGGAACGGGCTGACCAGAAACCGGAGTCGGGTGGAAACGCATCCTCCTCGGGCGGGTGA
- the secG gene encoding preprotein translocase subunit SecG, producing MVAVLSTLFQFLLLFLSFIMIVLVLLQRGRGGGLAGAFGGMGGQSAFGTKAGDVFTKITVVVAVLWVLSAGLMGLTARAAQNAKSRAYLDSASDAAASGAESEQTGDVKNDAAPVNPSSPAAGTPPVAPEGGSATGSAPATPPAAAPAATPAVPAAETKTAPPAETPAAPPADAPKTTTEAPKSEAAPAASPEAPKS from the coding sequence GTGGTTGCCGTACTCTCGACACTCTTCCAGTTCCTGCTGCTGTTCCTCAGCTTCATCATGATCGTGCTGGTCCTGCTTCAGCGGGGACGCGGCGGCGGTCTGGCCGGAGCCTTCGGCGGCATGGGCGGACAAAGCGCGTTCGGCACGAAGGCCGGCGACGTGTTCACGAAGATCACGGTCGTGGTGGCCGTGCTGTGGGTGCTGAGCGCGGGGCTGATGGGCCTCACCGCCCGGGCGGCCCAGAACGCCAAGAGTCGCGCATACCTGGATTCCGCTTCTGATGCTGCGGCCAGCGGCGCCGAAAGCGAACAGACGGGGGATGTGAAGAACGACGCCGCTCCGGTGAATCCGTCGTCGCCGGCGGCCGGGACGCCCCCGGTCGCTCCGGAAGGGGGCAGCGCCACGGGTTCTGCTCCGGCGACTCCCCCGGCAGCCGCTCCAGCGGCCACCCCCGCAGTGCCCGCGGCTGAAACGAAGACGGCTCCTCCGGCCGAAACCCCGGCCGCACCGCCTGCTGATGCACCGAAGACGACGACTGAAGCTCCGAAGTCGGAAGCGGCTCCGGCCGCGTCGCCGGAAGCCCCCAAGTCATAA
- the polA gene encoding DNA polymerase I: MSETLYIVDTFSLVFQVYHAIRQPMTGSRGQPTNAVFGFTGDLEHLLSEKRPTHLILAMESQGPQTRTEMFPSYKEHRSEMPEDLRPQIPMIFDVVAGYRIPVLLSEGWEADDVLATVACRAAERGMDVRIVTADKDARQLIGPKVKIYSIRKKQFYDETELLADWGVRPDQVIDFQALVGDSVDNIPGVPQVGPKTATQLIQQFGTLDAILANPAAAKVRSKAVIQNLTDYADRARMSRELARLNCDLPLEIDWEAARVKEPDWERLYELFTDYGFRRYASEAQMRMKEGRKILKPEEHVRQWFTIRDWQQFEQFYAAMSIQPAICFDLETTSTDPMQADIVGWAFSWEKDVGYYIPVAGPPGDQLLDAAEVLKRLSEVLGGSTHPAKLLNQNIKYDLLVLRRAGVNVDCERIGLDPMIGDYLLDAGARSHGLDELSKKYLQREVIPISDLIGSGKKQLKMFEVEVDRAAEYATEDADVALQIAGVIEEKLHKEGLWDLYWTLERPLIAVLADMEFQGIRVDVEELKRQSDSAAKRLEELMGQIHQIAGREFNIASPKQLAEVLFTDLKLPVIKRTKTGPSTDEEVLTELASKHELPARIIEHRMLSKLKGTYLDALPAMVNPFTGRVHTSFSQVTAATGRLSSSDPNLQNIPIRTEEGRRVRKAFVPSEPGWKLVSADYSQIELRILAHYCEDPVLIEAFRRGDDIHRLVAAQVFEVPLEDVTSDQRRIAKAVNFGVIYGQTSFGLSAVLGIPKEDAQTFIDGYFQKYSRVKAFIEATLDEALEKGYSTTILGRRREVSGIRPKRWGNMNLPERTAVNAVIQGSAADLIKKAMIHVHGRLKRENHPARLLLQIHDELLFECPEAQVDSLIALAKGEMESAIAFRVPIAVDVSVGDNWLKE; the protein is encoded by the coding sequence GTGTCTGAAACACTCTATATCGTCGACACGTTTTCCCTCGTCTTCCAGGTGTATCACGCCATTCGGCAGCCGATGACCGGCTCCCGCGGGCAACCGACGAACGCCGTCTTCGGATTCACCGGCGACCTCGAACACCTCCTTTCCGAGAAGCGGCCGACGCACCTGATCCTGGCGATGGAGTCCCAGGGGCCCCAGACCCGCACCGAGATGTTCCCTTCGTACAAGGAGCATCGCTCGGAGATGCCGGAGGACCTCCGGCCGCAGATCCCGATGATTTTCGACGTGGTCGCCGGATACCGCATCCCCGTGCTGCTCAGCGAAGGCTGGGAAGCGGATGACGTCCTGGCCACCGTCGCCTGCCGGGCCGCGGAACGCGGAATGGATGTCCGGATCGTCACCGCCGACAAGGACGCCCGACAGCTCATCGGGCCGAAGGTGAAGATCTACAGCATCCGCAAGAAGCAGTTTTACGATGAAACGGAACTGCTTGCCGACTGGGGCGTTCGCCCCGACCAGGTCATCGATTTCCAGGCGCTCGTCGGCGACAGCGTCGACAACATTCCCGGCGTCCCCCAGGTTGGCCCGAAGACGGCCACGCAGCTCATCCAGCAGTTCGGCACTCTTGACGCCATCCTGGCCAACCCCGCCGCGGCCAAGGTCCGCAGCAAGGCGGTGATCCAGAACCTCACTGACTACGCCGACCGCGCCCGCATGTCGCGCGAACTGGCCAGGCTCAACTGCGATCTGCCGCTCGAAATCGATTGGGAAGCGGCGCGCGTCAAAGAGCCCGACTGGGAACGCCTCTACGAGCTGTTCACCGACTACGGATTCCGCCGATACGCCTCGGAAGCCCAGATGCGGATGAAGGAAGGCCGCAAGATCCTCAAGCCGGAAGAACACGTCCGGCAGTGGTTCACGATCCGCGACTGGCAGCAGTTTGAGCAGTTCTACGCGGCCATGTCGATCCAGCCCGCCATCTGCTTCGACCTCGAAACCACCAGCACCGACCCCATGCAGGCCGACATCGTTGGCTGGGCCTTCAGCTGGGAAAAGGACGTCGGGTACTACATCCCCGTCGCCGGCCCGCCGGGGGATCAACTCCTCGACGCCGCGGAAGTCCTGAAACGGCTGAGTGAAGTCCTTGGCGGATCGACGCATCCCGCAAAGCTGCTCAATCAGAACATCAAGTACGACCTCCTCGTGCTTCGCCGGGCGGGCGTCAACGTCGACTGCGAACGGATCGGCCTCGACCCGATGATCGGCGATTACCTTCTGGATGCCGGCGCCCGGAGCCATGGTCTCGATGAGCTGTCGAAGAAATACCTGCAGCGCGAAGTCATCCCGATTTCAGACCTCATCGGTTCGGGCAAGAAGCAGCTCAAGATGTTCGAAGTCGAGGTCGACCGCGCCGCCGAATACGCGACGGAAGATGCCGATGTCGCCCTCCAGATTGCGGGCGTCATTGAAGAGAAGCTGCACAAGGAAGGCCTGTGGGACCTCTACTGGACGCTGGAACGGCCCCTCATTGCCGTGCTTGCCGACATGGAGTTCCAGGGAATTCGCGTCGACGTCGAGGAGCTGAAGCGCCAGAGCGATTCCGCCGCGAAGCGCCTCGAAGAACTGATGGGCCAGATCCACCAGATTGCCGGCCGGGAGTTCAACATTGCGTCGCCGAAGCAGCTGGCCGAAGTGCTGTTCACCGATTTGAAACTCCCCGTCATCAAGCGGACGAAAACCGGCCCGAGCACCGATGAGGAAGTGCTGACGGAACTGGCGTCGAAGCACGAGCTCCCCGCGCGGATCATCGAGCACCGGATGCTGTCGAAGCTCAAGGGGACGTACCTCGATGCGCTCCCGGCGATGGTCAACCCGTTCACGGGGCGCGTGCACACATCGTTCAGCCAGGTGACCGCCGCGACGGGCCGGCTTTCGTCGAGCGATCCAAACCTGCAGAACATTCCGATCCGCACCGAGGAAGGCCGCCGCGTGCGGAAAGCATTCGTACCGTCGGAGCCCGGCTGGAAGCTGGTGTCGGCCGACTACTCGCAGATCGAGCTGCGGATCCTGGCGCACTACTGCGAAGACCCGGTGCTGATCGAAGCGTTCCGGCGCGGCGACGACATTCACCGGCTGGTGGCCGCTCAGGTGTTTGAAGTCCCTCTCGAGGACGTCACTTCCGACCAGCGCCGCATCGCAAAGGCCGTCAACTTCGGCGTGATCTACGGCCAGACCTCATTTGGCCTGTCGGCCGTGCTGGGGATCCCCAAGGAAGACGCCCAGACGTTCATCGACGGCTACTTCCAGAAGTACTCCCGCGTGAAGGCGTTCATCGAGGCGACGCTCGATGAAGCGCTCGAGAAGGGCTACTCGACCACCATTCTGGGACGACGGCGCGAGGTGAGCGGCATTCGCCCGAAGCGGTGGGGCAACATGAACCTGCCGGAACGGACCGCCGTCAACGCCGTGATCCAGGGCTCCGCAGCCGACCTGATCAAGAAGGCGATGATCCACGTCCATGGCCGCCTGAAGCGCGAGAACCACCCGGCTCGGCTGCTGCTGCAGATCCACGACGAACTGCTGTTCGAGTGCCCGGAGGCGCAGGTCGACTCGCTGATTGCACTGGCGAAGGGGGAGATGGAAAGCGCGATCGCGTTCCGGGTTCCGATCGCGGTGGATGTGAGCGTCGGGGACAACTGGCTGAAGGAGTGA
- a CDS encoding YicC/YloC family endoribonuclease yields MLLSMTGFGEARRHDQKLQVSVEVKSVNNRHLKVTVRCPDAALGIENEIERVVRGAIGRGTVNVNLRITRVDGVTSSQLDVERLRSYWREISAIAAEFKAEPPKDLTQFIDLPGVINDSSDALVSSDQWPLVEAAVREALAKLDEFRQREGIAMRDEMAGLCKEVQGRVHVVAERAPEVVTEYRAKIKQRVSDLLRESEVVIGDADLIREVSIFADRCDITEELARLRSHIDQFLKLLDATPSSGRQLEFLCQEFIRELNTIGSKANDITIAHAIVEGKAAVEKIREIVQNVE; encoded by the coding sequence GTGCTGCTCAGCATGACAGGGTTTGGCGAGGCGCGTCGCCACGACCAGAAGCTCCAGGTTTCCGTCGAAGTCAAAAGCGTCAACAACCGGCACCTCAAGGTCACCGTTCGCTGCCCGGACGCGGCGCTGGGGATCGAGAACGAGATCGAACGCGTCGTCCGCGGAGCGATCGGCCGAGGAACGGTGAACGTCAATCTGCGGATTACCCGCGTCGACGGCGTCACGTCCTCACAGCTCGACGTCGAGCGGCTCCGAAGCTACTGGCGGGAGATCTCCGCCATCGCGGCCGAGTTCAAGGCCGAGCCGCCCAAAGACCTGACCCAGTTCATCGACCTGCCGGGCGTCATCAACGATTCGTCCGATGCACTGGTGAGCAGCGACCAGTGGCCGCTCGTGGAAGCGGCGGTCCGCGAAGCCCTCGCCAAGCTGGATGAGTTCCGCCAGCGGGAAGGCATCGCCATGCGGGATGAAATGGCCGGCCTGTGCAAGGAAGTCCAGGGGCGGGTCCATGTCGTCGCCGAGCGGGCTCCCGAGGTCGTCACCGAATACCGGGCCAAGATCAAGCAGCGGGTCTCGGACCTGCTCCGCGAGTCGGAAGTCGTCATTGGCGACGCCGACCTGATCCGCGAAGTGTCGATCTTCGCAGACCGCTGCGACATCACCGAGGAACTTGCCCGCCTCCGCAGCCATATCGACCAGTTCCTGAAGCTGCTGGACGCCACGCCCTCCAGTGGCCGGCAGCTCGAGTTTCTCTGCCAGGAATTCATCCGCGAACTGAACACGATCGGGTCCAAGGCCAACGACATCACGATTGCCCACGCGATCGTCGAAGGGAAAGCGGCCGTGGAGAAGATCCGCGAAATCGTGCAGAATGTGGAGTAG
- a CDS encoding DNA-directed RNA polymerase subunit omega — MFDDLKEESIVNKVGGRFKLSTLIQKRLVQLNRGAPALVDAPGKPGMQTVIQEILQDKIYLDSSQNVVMAVDDAPDVADDGGPNLDDL, encoded by the coding sequence ATGTTTGACGATCTCAAAGAAGAAAGCATCGTGAACAAGGTGGGGGGACGGTTCAAGCTGTCCACGCTCATCCAGAAGCGCCTGGTGCAGCTCAATCGGGGCGCGCCGGCTCTCGTCGATGCTCCGGGCAAGCCGGGCATGCAGACGGTGATCCAGGAGATCCTGCAGGACAAAATCTACCTCGACTCGTCGCAGAACGTGGTCATGGCAGTCGATGACGCACCGGATGTCGCCGACGACGGCGGTCCGAACCTCGACGACCTGTAA